The following are encoded together in the Streptomyces sp. NBC_00358 genome:
- a CDS encoding oxidoreductase: MTEGAGLRTGDLPDELTAAEAGMWQAFRNGSVYDLRAGDTAVDDPHGGHPWGPERSVRARIVAWLLLDGPPALQGRVASLKLTGVRITDVLDLAGGTVVPYVELKGCRFEKEVLLPESRFTTVRLVNCSVPRLEAARLHTEGDLHLPRCRFHNGVRLTDAHIGTDLLLNQAVVYRDRRGRSITGDGMTVGQDLQAEMLESHGELSLRGATVGVSLSLRGSRLNNPYTRLALNAPQLTVNRTLYMTPAGLGNPLMTSGTTPARGTLVQRFECQGGIRLDDGRFGDAVDFDRARFAFDDDQELSLLRVQTPELRFLGERPERGKVVLSGARVVNLVDRASSWPGPGRLHMGGFSYENLVPQGAFPLTRRLEWVAAATAEYGPEPYERLATVLRNSGEDEDAREVLLAKQRRRRETLPLAAKLWGYAQDLTVAYGYRPGRAALWMAVLWGATSVAFSHAGHQPVNGGHPPWNASLYALDLLLPVIDLGQVGSWQLRGGWQWLAAVVILLGWILATTVAAGATRLLRRG; the protein is encoded by the coding sequence GTGACCGAGGGGGCCGGCCTGCGCACCGGGGACCTGCCGGACGAGCTGACCGCCGCCGAAGCGGGGATGTGGCAGGCCTTCCGCAACGGCAGCGTGTACGACCTGCGCGCCGGGGACACGGCCGTGGACGATCCGCACGGCGGCCATCCCTGGGGGCCCGAGCGCAGTGTCCGGGCCCGGATAGTGGCCTGGCTGCTGCTCGACGGGCCGCCCGCCCTCCAGGGCCGGGTCGCCTCCCTGAAGCTGACCGGCGTCCGGATCACCGATGTGCTCGATCTCGCGGGCGGCACGGTGGTGCCGTACGTGGAGCTGAAGGGGTGCCGGTTCGAGAAGGAGGTCCTGCTGCCGGAGTCCCGGTTCACGACCGTACGGCTGGTGAACTGCTCGGTGCCCCGGCTGGAGGCGGCCCGGCTGCACACCGAGGGCGATCTGCATCTGCCGCGCTGCCGCTTCCACAACGGGGTACGGCTGACGGACGCGCACATCGGCACGGATCTGCTGCTCAACCAGGCCGTGGTCTACCGGGACCGGCGCGGGCGTTCGATCACCGGCGACGGCATGACCGTCGGACAGGACCTCCAGGCCGAGATGCTGGAGTCGCACGGCGAGCTGAGTCTGCGCGGCGCCACCGTCGGCGTGTCGCTGAGCCTGCGCGGCAGCAGGCTGAACAACCCGTACACCCGGCTCGCCCTCAACGCCCCCCAGCTCACCGTCAACCGCACGCTCTACATGACCCCGGCCGGCCTCGGCAATCCGCTGATGACCAGCGGCACCACACCGGCGCGCGGCACGCTGGTGCAGCGGTTCGAGTGCCAGGGCGGCATCCGGCTGGACGACGGGCGGTTCGGTGACGCGGTCGACTTCGACCGGGCCCGGTTCGCCTTCGACGACGACCAGGAGCTGTCACTGCTCCGGGTCCAGACGCCCGAGCTGCGCTTCCTGGGCGAGCGGCCCGAGCGCGGCAAGGTCGTGCTGTCCGGCGCGCGCGTGGTCAACCTGGTCGACCGGGCGTCCAGCTGGCCGGGGCCCGGCCGGCTGCACATGGGCGGCTTCAGCTACGAGAACCTGGTCCCGCAGGGCGCCTTCCCGCTGACCCGGCGGCTGGAGTGGGTGGCGGCGGCCACCGCCGAGTACGGCCCGGAGCCGTACGAGCGCCTGGCCACCGTGCTGCGCAACTCCGGTGAGGACGAGGACGCCCGCGAGGTGCTGCTCGCCAAGCAGCGCCGCCGCCGCGAGACCCTGCCGCTGGCCGCCAAACTGTGGGGTTACGCGCAGGACCTGACGGTCGCCTACGGGTACCGGCCCGGCCGGGCCGCCCTGTGGATGGCGGTGCTGTGGGGTGCGACGTCGGTCGCCTTCTCGCACGCCGGCCATCAGCCGGTCAACGGCGGCCATCCGCCGTGGAACGCCTCGCTCTACGCCCTGGACCTGCTGCTGCCGGTCATCGATCTGGGCCAGGTCGGCTCCTGGCAGCTGCGCGGCGGCTGGCAGTGGCTGGCCGCGGTGGTGATCCTCCTCGGCTGGATCCTGGCGACGACGGTGGCCGCCGGGGCCACCCGGCTGCTCCGCCGCGGCTGA
- a CDS encoding NYN domain-containing protein, with protein sequence MDRCIVLVDAGYLLGAAASLLAGEPSRSRITVDHAALIQGLRERAESDTERPLLRIYWFDGAPDRVPQPEHRRLRVMPRVTVRLGALTRSDGRWAQKGVDAAMHAELTELARNRACSDVVLVTGDGDLLPGMMAAKEHGVAVHLWAVQAADGDYNQSEDLVAEADERRVLDRAWITKAVRAKEIGGICAPSPVPRPEIAAILSAPLPESALAAAAERSVQEAEHHQAAESQNGTQEPLPTPKGVPTPKDLAALRGPGTQAAQHPTNATLRWSSDKGWVDRPGGTMESAEAAALPTLAQLTSAEQRWADREEDITTVGGDPYEVGQVFARRWMGRLTDPSHLQKLSAMYPRVPHRVDGELLRYAARFGLLAHKDDQIDEHDRYAIRAGFWREIDVRTATEHAPVGE encoded by the coding sequence GTGGACCGCTGCATCGTCCTGGTGGACGCCGGGTATCTGCTCGGGGCCGCCGCCAGTCTCCTCGCCGGGGAGCCGTCGCGATCCCGGATCACCGTCGACCACGCCGCCCTCATCCAGGGCCTTCGCGAGCGCGCCGAGTCCGACACCGAGCGGCCCCTGCTGCGCATCTACTGGTTCGACGGCGCCCCCGACCGCGTACCGCAGCCGGAGCACCGCAGGCTCCGCGTGATGCCCCGGGTGACCGTGCGCCTGGGCGCGCTGACCCGCAGCGACGGGCGCTGGGCGCAGAAGGGCGTGGACGCCGCCATGCACGCCGAGCTGACCGAACTGGCACGCAACCGCGCCTGCTCCGACGTGGTCCTCGTGACCGGCGACGGGGACCTGCTGCCGGGCATGATGGCCGCCAAGGAGCACGGCGTCGCCGTACACCTGTGGGCCGTACAGGCCGCGGACGGCGACTACAACCAGTCCGAGGACCTGGTGGCCGAGGCCGACGAGCGGCGGGTGCTCGACCGCGCCTGGATCACCAAGGCGGTCCGCGCCAAGGAGATCGGCGGGATCTGCGCCCCCTCGCCCGTGCCGCGCCCGGAGATCGCCGCCATCCTCTCCGCGCCGCTGCCCGAGTCGGCGCTCGCCGCGGCGGCCGAGCGCTCCGTCCAGGAGGCCGAACACCACCAGGCGGCCGAATCGCAGAACGGCACCCAGGAGCCGTTGCCCACCCCCAAGGGGGTCCCTACACCCAAGGACCTGGCCGCGCTCCGCGGACCGGGCACCCAGGCCGCCCAGCACCCCACCAACGCGACGCTGCGCTGGTCCTCCGACAAGGGCTGGGTCGACCGGCCCGGCGGCACCATGGAGTCCGCGGAGGCCGCCGCGCTGCCCACCCTCGCCCAGCTCACCTCCGCGGAGCAGCGGTGGGCGGACCGCGAGGAGGACATCACCACCGTCGGCGGCGACCCCTACGAGGTCGGCCAGGTGTTCGCGCGCCGCTGGATGGGGCGCCTCACCGACCCGAGCCATCTGCAGAAGCTGTCGGCGATGTACCCGCGGGTCCCGCACCGGGTGGACGGCGAGCTGCTGCGCTACGCGGCCCGCTTCGGCCTGCTCGCGCACAAGGACGACCAGATCGACGAGCACGACCGCTACGCGATCCGGGCCGGATTCTGGCGGGAGATCGATGTGCGCACCGCGACGGAGCACGCGCCCGTCGGGGAGTGA
- a CDS encoding AAA family ATPase, protein MTAPLTPPPPPHEQSPQDRQQPHPAWQAPHAPGPAGYPVYPAAYEASYGQDGPGMKTELREAAVITVALALAGALLGVLWSWLTPHVPLIADATAVYLKDTEGEQAIGVDGTFTLLALGFGALSALVVFLVRRRGGVPLVIALALGGLLGSLLAWRIGIWLGPMQNVVAHAKAVGKGVTFSAPLKLGAKGALLAWSLSAMVVHLGLMALFGPRDPDPYQQNPYPATPPEPPTA, encoded by the coding sequence GTGACCGCTCCGCTGACTCCGCCTCCGCCGCCGCACGAACAGTCCCCGCAGGACCGGCAGCAGCCGCACCCTGCCTGGCAGGCTCCGCACGCTCCCGGACCCGCGGGTTACCCCGTGTATCCGGCCGCGTACGAGGCCTCCTACGGACAGGACGGGCCCGGGATGAAGACCGAACTGCGGGAGGCGGCCGTGATCACGGTCGCGCTCGCGCTCGCGGGAGCTCTGCTCGGGGTGCTCTGGTCGTGGCTGACGCCACATGTGCCGCTGATCGCGGACGCCACCGCGGTGTACCTCAAGGACACCGAGGGGGAGCAGGCCATCGGTGTCGACGGAACCTTCACTCTCCTCGCGCTGGGTTTCGGAGCCCTGAGCGCTCTCGTCGTGTTCCTCGTACGACGGCGTGGCGGGGTGCCCCTGGTGATCGCGCTCGCCCTCGGCGGCCTGCTCGGATCGCTGCTCGCCTGGCGGATCGGTATATGGCTCGGCCCCATGCAGAACGTGGTCGCGCACGCCAAGGCCGTGGGCAAGGGCGTCACGTTCTCCGCGCCGCTGAAGCTCGGGGCCAAGGGCGCGCTGCTGGCGTGGTCGCTGAGTGCCATGGTGGTCCACCTCGGCCTCATGGCCCTGTTCGGCCCCAGGGACCCCGACCCGTACCAGCAGAACCCCTACCCGGCCACACCACCGGAGCCTCCCACCGCCTGA
- a CDS encoding ABC transporter permease, translated as MSVVPAGVLPGSALPLAEDAGAAAELGPRARLWPSLAAVYRAQLSRARVARIPLLFVATFQSVGIMIMMRGVVDGGAEARAVVAGSTVLVVAFVALNLLAQYFGQLRASGGLDHYATLPVPPAAVVLGAAGAYASFTVPGTVVTAVFGSLLFGLPLTHLWVLAAVVPLAGAALAGLGAAFGLLAPRPELATLLGQLGMSAALLLGVLPADRMPAVVQYARDLLPSTYGVEALARTFGAHPDWAAVLGDLAVCAGVGVASLALAAWAYRRAAVR; from the coding sequence GTGAGTGTCGTACCCGCTGGAGTCCTGCCGGGCAGCGCGCTGCCGCTGGCCGAGGACGCCGGTGCCGCCGCGGAGCTGGGGCCGCGCGCGCGGCTGTGGCCGTCGCTGGCCGCCGTGTACCGCGCGCAGCTCTCCCGCGCCCGCGTCGCGCGGATCCCGCTGCTGTTCGTGGCCACCTTCCAGTCCGTCGGCATCATGATCATGATGCGCGGGGTGGTGGACGGCGGCGCCGAGGCGCGCGCCGTGGTGGCCGGGTCGACCGTCCTGGTCGTCGCGTTCGTCGCCCTCAACCTGCTCGCCCAGTACTTCGGGCAGCTCCGGGCGAGCGGCGGGCTCGACCACTACGCGACGCTGCCGGTGCCGCCGGCGGCCGTGGTGCTCGGCGCCGCGGGCGCGTACGCGTCCTTCACGGTGCCCGGCACCGTCGTCACCGCCGTCTTCGGCTCCCTGCTCTTCGGGCTGCCGCTCACCCATCTGTGGGTGCTCGCCGCGGTCGTCCCGCTCGCGGGCGCCGCCCTGGCCGGGCTCGGGGCCGCGTTCGGGCTGCTCGCCCCGCGGCCCGAGCTCGCCACGCTGCTCGGCCAGCTGGGCATGTCCGCGGCCCTGCTGCTGGGCGTTCTCCCGGCGGACCGGATGCCGGCCGTGGTGCAGTACGCCCGGGACCTGCTGCCCTCGACCTACGGCGTCGAGGCGCTCGCGCGCACGTTCGGGGCGCATCCCGACTGGGCCGCCGTCCTCGGCGATCTGGCCGTCTGCGCCGGAGTCGGGGTGGCCTCACTGGCTCTCGCGGCCTGGGCCTACCGCCGGGCGGCCGTCCGGTGA
- the ybaK gene encoding Cys-tRNA(Pro) deacylase — MAKKAKKQQSGGTPATVALTEAGVPYTVHAYEHDPAHPSYGEEAAEAMGVSPARVFKTLVADVDGALVVAVVPVAGSLDLKALATAVGGKRAAMADPAAAERTTGYVRGGISPLGQRKRLRTVLDSSASGHATICVSAGRRGLEVELSPTDLAELTGAVTAPVGRG, encoded by the coding sequence ATGGCCAAGAAGGCGAAGAAGCAGCAGTCCGGCGGCACCCCGGCGACGGTGGCACTGACCGAGGCGGGCGTCCCGTACACGGTCCACGCCTACGAGCACGACCCGGCGCACCCGTCGTACGGCGAGGAGGCGGCCGAGGCGATGGGCGTCTCTCCGGCGAGGGTGTTCAAGACCCTGGTGGCGGACGTGGACGGCGCGCTCGTGGTCGCGGTCGTACCGGTGGCCGGGTCCCTGGACCTCAAGGCCCTCGCCACGGCGGTGGGCGGCAAGCGGGCGGCGATGGCCGACCCGGCGGCGGCCGAGCGCACGACGGGGTACGTCCGCGGCGGCATCTCGCCGCTCGGCCAGCGCAAGAGGCTGCGCACCGTGCTGGACTCCTCGGCGTCCGGGCACGCCACGATCTGCGTCTCGGCGGGGCGCCGCGGCCTGGAGGTCGAGCTCTCCCCCACCGACCTGGCCGAGCTCACGGGGGCGGTGACCGCGCCCGTCGGACGCGGGTGA
- the dnaE gene encoding DNA polymerase III subunit alpha gives MSKPPFTHLHVHTQYSLLDGAARLKDMFDACNEMGMTHIAMSDHGNLHGAYDFFHTAKKAGVTPIIGIEAYVAPESRRNKRKIQWGQPHQKRDDVSGSGGYTHKTIWASNRTGLHNLFKLSSDAYAEGWLQKWPRMDKETISKWSEGLIASTGCPSGELQTRLRLGQFDEALKAAAEYQDIFGKDRYFLELMDHGIEIERRVRDGLLEIGKKLGIPPLVTNDSHYTYAHEATAHDALLCIQTGKNLSDPDRFRFDGTGYYLKTTDEMYAVDSSDAWQEGCANTLLVAEQIDTTGMFEAKNLMPKFDIPDGFTEVTWFQEEVRLGMERRFPGGVPDDRQKQAEYEMDVIIQMGFPGYFLVVADFIMWAKKQGIAVGPGRGSAAGSIVAYAMGITDLDPIPHGLIFERFLNPERVSMPDVDIDFDERRRVEVIRYVTEKYGADKVAMIGTYGKIKAKNAIKDSARVLGYPYAMGDRLTKAMPADVLGKGIDLNGITDPSHPRYSEAGEIRGMYENEPDVKKVIDTAKGVEGLVRQMGVHAAGVIMSSEPIVDHAPIWVRHSDGVTITQWDYPQCESLGLLKMDFLGLRNLTIMDDAIKMVKANKGVDLEMLALPLDDPKTFELLCRGDTLGVFQFDGGPMRSLLRQMQPDNFEDISAVSALYRPGPMGMNSHINYAERKNKRQEITPIHPELEKPLEEVLAVTYGLIVYQEQVQKAAQIIAGYSLGEADILRRVMGKKKPDELAKNFVLFQEGARKNNYSDEAIQGLWDVLVPFAGYAFNKAHSAAYGLVSYWTGYLKANYPAEYMAALLTSVKDDKDKSAVYLNECRRMGIKVLPPNVNESEQNFAAQGDDVILFGLSAVRNVGTNVVESIIRSRKAKGKYASFPDYLDKVEAVACNKRTTESLIKAGAFDTMGHTRKGLTAQFEPMIDNVVAVKRKEAEGQFDLFGGMGDEDTSEPGFGLDVEFTTDEWDKVYLLAQEREMLGLYVSDHPLFGLEHVLSDKADAGISQLTGGEHADGAVVTIGGIISGLQRKMTKQGNAWAIATVEDLAGSMECMFFPATYQLVSTQLVEDAVVFVKGRLDKREDVPRLVAMELQVPDLSNAGTNAPVILTIPALKVTPPMVSRLGEILSHHKGESEVRIRLQGPSKTTVLRLDRHRVKPDPALFGDLKVLLGPSCLAG, from the coding sequence GTGTCGAAGCCGCCGTTCACGCACCTGCACGTCCACACCCAGTACTCGCTGCTGGACGGTGCCGCGCGGCTCAAGGACATGTTCGACGCCTGCAACGAGATGGGCATGACCCATATCGCGATGAGCGACCACGGCAACCTCCACGGGGCCTATGACTTCTTCCACACGGCGAAGAAGGCGGGCGTCACCCCGATCATCGGCATCGAGGCGTACGTCGCCCCGGAGTCCCGGCGCAACAAGCGCAAGATCCAGTGGGGTCAGCCGCACCAGAAGCGCGACGACGTGTCCGGTTCGGGTGGTTACACGCACAAGACGATCTGGGCGTCGAACCGGACGGGCCTGCACAACCTCTTCAAGCTCTCCTCGGACGCGTACGCCGAGGGCTGGCTCCAGAAGTGGCCCCGGATGGACAAGGAGACGATCTCCAAGTGGTCGGAGGGGCTCATCGCCTCCACCGGCTGCCCCTCCGGCGAGCTCCAGACCAGGCTCCGCCTCGGCCAGTTCGACGAGGCCCTGAAGGCGGCCGCCGAGTACCAGGACATCTTCGGCAAGGACCGCTACTTCCTGGAGCTGATGGACCACGGCATCGAGATCGAGCGCCGGGTCCGCGACGGACTCCTGGAGATCGGCAAGAAGCTCGGCATCCCGCCCCTGGTGACGAACGACTCCCACTACACGTACGCGCACGAGGCGACCGCCCACGACGCCCTGCTGTGCATCCAGACCGGCAAGAACCTCTCCGACCCGGACCGCTTCCGCTTCGACGGCACCGGCTACTACCTGAAGACGACGGACGAGATGTACGCCGTCGACTCCTCGGACGCCTGGCAGGAGGGCTGCGCCAACACTCTCCTGGTGGCCGAGCAGATCGACACCACCGGCATGTTCGAGGCGAAGAACCTCATGCCGAAGTTCGACATCCCGGACGGCTTCACCGAGGTCACCTGGTTCCAGGAGGAGGTGCGCCTGGGCATGGAGCGCCGCTTCCCGGGCGGCGTCCCCGACGACCGCCAGAAGCAGGCCGAGTACGAGATGGACGTCATCATCCAGATGGGGTTCCCGGGGTACTTCCTCGTCGTCGCCGACTTCATCATGTGGGCCAAGAAGCAGGGCATCGCGGTGGGCCCCGGACGTGGTTCCGCGGCCGGCTCGATCGTCGCGTACGCCATGGGCATCACCGACCTCGACCCGATCCCGCACGGCCTGATCTTCGAGCGGTTCCTCAACCCCGAGCGCGTCTCCATGCCCGACGTCGACATCGACTTCGACGAGCGTCGGCGCGTCGAGGTGATCAGGTACGTGACCGAGAAGTACGGCGCCGACAAGGTCGCCATGATCGGCACGTACGGCAAGATCAAGGCGAAGAACGCCATCAAGGACTCCGCGCGCGTGCTGGGCTACCCGTACGCCATGGGAGACCGGCTCACCAAGGCGATGCCCGCCGACGTCCTCGGCAAGGGCATCGACCTGAACGGCATCACCGACCCCTCGCACCCCCGCTACAGCGAGGCCGGCGAGATCCGCGGGATGTACGAGAACGAGCCGGACGTGAAGAAGGTCATCGACACCGCCAAGGGCGTCGAGGGCCTGGTCCGGCAGATGGGCGTGCACGCGGCCGGCGTGATCATGTCCAGCGAGCCCATCGTCGACCACGCCCCCATCTGGGTGCGGCACAGCGACGGCGTGACCATCACCCAGTGGGACTACCCCCAGTGCGAGTCGCTGGGCCTGCTGAAGATGGACTTCCTCGGCCTGCGCAACCTGACGATCATGGACGACGCCATCAAGATGGTGAAGGCCAACAAGGGCGTCGACCTGGAGATGCTCGCCCTCCCGCTGGACGACCCCAAGACCTTCGAACTGCTCTGCCGCGGCGACACCCTCGGCGTCTTCCAGTTCGACGGCGGCCCGATGCGCTCGCTGCTCCGCCAGATGCAGCCCGACAACTTCGAGGACATCTCCGCCGTCTCGGCCCTGTACCGGCCGGGCCCGATGGGCATGAACTCGCACATCAACTACGCGGAGCGCAAGAACAAGCGCCAGGAGATCACCCCGATCCACCCGGAGCTGGAGAAGCCGCTCGAAGAGGTGCTGGCCGTCACCTACGGCCTGATCGTGTACCAGGAGCAGGTCCAGAAGGCCGCCCAGATCATCGCCGGGTACTCCCTCGGCGAGGCCGACATCCTGCGCCGCGTGATGGGCAAGAAGAAGCCCGACGAGCTGGCGAAGAACTTCGTCCTCTTCCAGGAGGGCGCCCGCAAGAACAACTACAGCGACGAGGCGATCCAGGGCCTGTGGGACGTACTGGTCCCCTTCGCCGGCTACGCCTTCAACAAGGCGCACTCCGCCGCGTACGGACTGGTCTCGTACTGGACCGGCTATCTGAAGGCGAACTACCCGGCCGAGTACATGGCCGCGCTGCTCACCTCGGTCAAGGACGACAAGGACAAGTCGGCCGTCTACCTGAACGAGTGCCGGCGCATGGGCATCAAGGTGCTGCCGCCCAACGTGAACGAGTCGGAGCAGAACTTCGCCGCCCAGGGCGACGACGTGATCCTCTTCGGCCTCTCGGCCGTCCGCAACGTCGGTACGAACGTGGTGGAGTCGATCATCCGCAGCCGCAAGGCCAAGGGGAAGTACGCCTCCTTCCCCGACTACCTCGACAAGGTCGAGGCGGTCGCCTGCAACAAGCGCACCACGGAATCCCTGATCAAGGCCGGCGCGTTCGACACGATGGGGCACACCCGCAAGGGCCTCACCGCGCAGTTCGAGCCGATGATCGACAACGTGGTGGCGGTCAAGCGCAAGGAGGCCGAGGGCCAGTTCGACCTCTTCGGCGGCATGGGCGACGAGGACACCAGCGAGCCCGGCTTCGGACTCGACGTGGAGTTCACCACCGACGAGTGGGACAAGGTCTACCTGCTCGCCCAGGAACGGGAGATGCTCGGCCTGTACGTCTCCGACCACCCGCTCTTCGGCCTGGAGCACGTCCTGTCCGACAAGGCGGACGCGGGCATCTCCCAGCTGACCGGGGGCGAGCACGCGGACGGCGCGGTCGTGACCATCGGCGGCATCATCTCGGGCCTGCAGCGCAAGATGACCAAGCAGGGCAACGCCTGGGCGATCGCCACCGTGGAGGACCTCGCGGGCTCCATGGAGTGCATGTTCTTCCCGGCGACCTACCAGCTGGTGTCGACCCAGCTCGTCGAGGACGCGGTCGTCTTCGTCAAGGGGCGCCTCGACAAGCGCGAGGACGTGCCGCGCCTGGTCGCGATGGAGCTCCAGGTCCCGGACCTGTCGAACGCGGGCACCAACGCACCCGTGATCCTCACCATCCCGGCGCTGAAGGTCACTCCGCCCATGGTCAGCCGCCTCGGCGAGATCCTCAGCCACCACAAGGGCGAGAGCGAGGTCCGCATCCGGCTCCAGGGCCCGAGCAAGACCACCGTGCTGCGACTCGACCGGCACCGGGTGAAGCCGGACCCGGCGCTCTTCGGAGACCTGAAGGTGCTGCTCGGCCCGTCCTGCCTGGCCGGCTGA
- a CDS encoding ABC transporter ATP-binding protein: MCAVRGLTKTYPAVRGRRGTPATPEVRATDGVRLDIRRGEIFGLLGPNGAGKSTLVRQLTGLMRPDSGSVEILGHDIVRHPERAARILAYLGQESTALDELTVSLAAETTGRLRGLDLRAARAERDAVLDELGLAPLASRPLKKLSGGQRRLACFAAALVGRRPLLVLDEPTTGMDPVARRAVWAAVDRRRAEHGATVLLVTHNVIEAETVLDRVAVLDEGRVIACDTPAGLKERVAGEVRVELVWRDGAPLHVPEVAALRARAVESGRRWTLRLAPEEARAAVATVTGGAAFAALDDFTLATPSLEDVYLALGGHATQGLVKA; the protein is encoded by the coding sequence GTGTGCGCCGTGCGAGGTCTGACCAAGACCTATCCGGCGGTCCGCGGCCGCCGGGGCACCCCGGCGACACCCGAGGTCAGGGCCACCGACGGGGTCCGTCTGGACATCCGCCGCGGCGAGATCTTCGGGCTGCTCGGCCCGAACGGCGCCGGCAAGTCCACCCTCGTACGCCAGCTCACCGGACTGATGCGCCCCGACAGCGGCAGCGTCGAGATCCTCGGGCACGACATCGTGCGCCATCCCGAGCGGGCGGCGAGGATCCTCGCCTACCTCGGGCAGGAGTCCACCGCCCTCGACGAGCTGACCGTGTCCCTCGCCGCCGAGACGACCGGGCGGCTGCGCGGGCTCGACCTGCGCGCGGCACGGGCCGAGCGGGACGCCGTCCTCGACGAACTGGGCCTGGCCCCACTCGCCTCCCGCCCCCTGAAGAAGCTCTCCGGCGGGCAGCGCAGGCTCGCCTGCTTCGCCGCCGCGCTCGTCGGCCGGCGCCCGCTGCTGGTCCTCGACGAGCCCACCACCGGCATGGACCCCGTCGCCCGGCGCGCCGTCTGGGCCGCCGTCGACCGGCGCCGCGCCGAGCACGGCGCCACGGTCCTGCTCGTCACCCACAACGTCATCGAGGCCGAGACGGTCCTCGACCGGGTCGCCGTCCTCGACGAGGGACGGGTCATCGCCTGCGACACCCCGGCCGGGCTCAAGGAACGCGTCGCCGGCGAGGTGCGCGTCGAGCTCGTCTGGCGCGACGGCGCCCCGCTGCACGTTCCCGAGGTGGCCGCGCTGCGGGCCCGCGCCGTCGAGTCGGGCCGCCGCTGGACGCTGCGGCTCGCGCCCGAGGAGGCCCGCGCGGCGGTGGCCACGGTCACCGGCGGGGCCGCCTTCGCCGCGCTCGACGACTTCACGCTGGCCACGCCGAGCCTGGAGGATGTGTACCTGGCGCTCGGCGGCCACGCGACACAGGGACTGGTGAAGGCGTGA
- a CDS encoding LON peptidase substrate-binding domain-containing protein, giving the protein MTTVRLPLFPLNSVLFPGLVLPLNVFEERYRAMMRDLLKTPEDESRRFAVVAIRDGHEVSPSAPGMPDGTAVPERGAAAGFGDDPLKAFHEVGCIADAATVRERADGSFEVLATGTTRVRLLSVDASGAFLTAELEELPEDAGDEAGALAEGVLRAFRQYQKRLAGARERSLSTGADLPDEPAVVSYLVAAAVMLDVPARQRLLQASDTASRLREELKLLRTETAIIRNLPSLPASELTRGPTSLN; this is encoded by the coding sequence GTGACCACCGTCCGGCTCCCGCTCTTCCCCCTGAACTCGGTGTTGTTCCCCGGGCTCGTGCTTCCTCTGAACGTGTTCGAGGAGCGTTATCGCGCCATGATGCGCGATCTGCTCAAGACGCCCGAGGACGAATCCCGCCGATTCGCCGTCGTCGCCATCCGCGACGGCCATGAGGTCTCACCCAGCGCGCCGGGCATGCCGGACGGGACCGCCGTGCCCGAGCGCGGGGCCGCCGCCGGTTTCGGCGACGATCCGCTCAAGGCCTTCCACGAGGTGGGCTGCATCGCGGACGCGGCGACCGTCCGCGAGCGCGCCGACGGCAGCTTCGAGGTGCTGGCGACCGGCACCACACGGGTGCGGCTGCTGTCGGTGGACGCCTCCGGGGCGTTCCTGACCGCCGAGCTGGAGGAACTCCCCGAGGACGCGGGGGACGAGGCCGGAGCGCTCGCCGAGGGCGTGCTGCGCGCCTTCCGCCAGTACCAGAAACGGCTGGCCGGAGCCCGCGAGCGTTCGCTGTCGACCGGCGCGGACCTGCCGGACGAACCGGCGGTCGTCTCCTATCTCGTCGCGGCCGCCGTGATGCTGGACGTCCCGGCCAGACAGCGGCTGCTGCAGGCCTCCGACACGGCGTCCCGGCTGCGCGAGGAGCTGAAACTGCTGCGCACGGAGACCGCCATCATCCGTAATCTGCCGTCGTTGCCCGCGTCGGAACTGACGCGCGGCCCGACGAGCCTGAACTGA